A window of Symphalangus syndactylus isolate Jambi chromosome 24, NHGRI_mSymSyn1-v2.1_pri, whole genome shotgun sequence contains these coding sequences:
- the SMOX gene encoding spermine oxidase isoform X2 codes for MQSCESSGDSADDPLSRGLRRRGQPRVVVIGAGLAGLAAAKALLEQGFTDVTVLEASSHIGGRVQSVKLGHATFELGATWIHGSHGNPIYHLAEANGLLEETTDGERSVGRISLYSKNGVACYLTNHGRRIPKDVVEEFSDLYNEVYNLTQEFFRHDKPVNAESQNSVGVFTREEVRNRIRNDPDDPEATKRLKLAMIQQYLKVESCESSSHSMDEVSLSAFGEWTEIPGAHHIIPSGFMRVVELLVEGIPAHIIQLGKPVRCIHWDQASARPRGPEIEPRGEGDHNHDTGEGGQGGEDPRGGRWDEDEQWPVVVECEDCELIPADHVIVTVSLGVLKRQYTSFFRPGLPTEKVAAIHRLGIGTTDKIFLEFEEPFWGPECNSLQFVWEDEAESHTLTYPPELWYRKICGFDVLYPPERYGHVLSGWICGEEALVMEKCDDEAVAEICTEMLRQFTGNPNIPKPRRILRSAWGSNPYFRGSYSYTQVGSSGADVEKLAKPLPYTESSKTAPMQVLFSGEATHRKYYSTTHGALLSGQREAARLIEMYRDLFQQGT; via the exons ATGCAAAGTTGTGAATCCAGTGGCGACAGTGCGGATGACCCTCTCAGTCGTGGCCTACGGAGAAGGGGACAGCCTCGTGTGGTGGTGATCGGCGCTGGCTTGGCTGGCCTGGCTGCAGCCAAAGCACTTCTTGAGCAGGGCTTCACGGATGTCACTGTGCTTGAGGCTTCCAGCCACATCGGAGGCCGTGTGCAGAGTGTGAAACTTG GACACGCCACCTTTGAGCTGGGAGCCACCTGGATCCATGGCTCCCATGGGAACCCTATCTATCATCTAGCAGAAGCCAACGGCCTCCTGGAAGAGACAACCGATGGGGAACGCAGCGTGGGCCGCATCAGCCTCTATTCCAAGAATGGCGTGGCCTGCTACCTTACCAACCACGGCCGCAGGATCCCCAAGGACGTGGTTGAGGAATTCAGCGATTTATACAACGAG GTCTATAACTTGACCCAGGAGTTCTTCCGGCATGATAAACCAGTCAATGCTGAAAGTCAAAATAGCGTGGGGGTGTTCACCCGAGAGGAGGTGCGTAACCGCATCAGGAATGACCCTGACGACCCAGAGGCTACCAAGCGCCTGAAGCTCGCCATGATCCAGCAGTACCTGAAG GTGGAGAGCTGTGAGAGCAGCTCACACAGCATGGACGAGGTGTCCCTGAGTGCCTTCGGGGAGTGGACCGAGATCCCCGGCGCTCACCACATCATCCCCTCGGGCTTCATGCGGGTTGTGGAGCTGCTGGTGGAGGGCATCCCTGCCCACATCATCCAGCTAGGGAAACCTGTCCGCTGCATTCACTGGGACCAGGCCTCAGCCCGCCCCAGAGGCCCTGAGATTGAGCCCCGGGGTGAGGGCGACCACAATCACGACACTGGGGAGGGTGGCCAGGGTGGAGAGGATCCCCGGGGGGGCAGGTGGGATGAGGATGAGCAGTGGCCGGTGGTGGTGGAGTGCGAGGACTGTGAGCTGATCCCGGCGGACCATGTGATTGTGACCGTGTCGCTGGGCGTGCTGAAGAGGCAGTACACCAGTTTCTTCCGGCCAGGCCTGCCCACAGAGAAGGTGGCTGCCATCCACCGCCTGGGCATTGGCACCACCGACAAGATCTTTCTGGAATTCGAGGAGCCCTTCTGGGGCCCTGAGTGCAACAGCCTACAGTTTGTGTGGGAGGACGAAGCGGAGAGCCACACCCTCACCTACCCACCTGAGCTCTGGTACCGCAAGATCTGCGGCTTTGATGTCCTCTACCCGCCTGAGCGCTACGGCCATGTGCTGAGCGGCTGGATCTGCGGGGAGGAGGCCCTCGTCATGGAGAAGTGTGATGACGAGGCAGTGGCCGAGATCTGCACGGAGATGCTGCGTCAGTTCACAG GGAACCCCAACATTCCAAAACCTCGGCGAATCTTGCGCTCGGCCTGGGGCAGCAACCCCTACTTCCGTGGCTCCTATTCATACACGCAGGTGGGCTCCAGCGGAGCAGATGTGGAGAAGCTGGCCAAGCCCCTGCCGTACACGGAGAGCTCAAAGACAGCG